CCCGGGACGGCGACGGCCCTCTCACCCAAGCATTCGTGAACAAACGTCGCAAAACATGACTCTTACGGAGCATTGACCCCCGGCCCCGGGCGGCGGAGGCCGGGCAGGGCGACGACAGTGGAACGGGACAAGAGTCCGCCCCTTCCCTCCTCCCGCACCTGGAGAACCCCATGGGCCACCCCAACCGACGCGACCTCGGGCTCCTCGTGCTGCGGGTCGGCACCGGAGCCGTCCTCGCCGCACACGGCACCCAGAAGCTCTTCGGCTGGTTCGGCGGCGGCGGTATCGAGGGCACCACCAAGGGCATGGAGGCCATGGGCTTCCACCCGGGCCGGGAGAGCGCCATCGCCGCCGGTCTCGGCGAGGCGGGCGGCGGCGCCCTGCTCGCCCTCGGCCTCGCCACCCCGGCCGCCGGCGCCGCGGCCGCCGGAGCCATGACCGGCGCCGTCGCCGTCCACGCCCCGGCCGGCTTCTTCGCCCAGAGCGGCGGCTACGAGTACCCGGCCTTCCTCGGCTTCGTCGCCGCCGCGATCGGGGTCACCGGCGCCGGCCGGTACTCCCTCGACCACGCCACGGGCCATGTCCTCGACCGTCCCTGGGTGGTGATCACCGCCTTCCTCGGCACCGCGATCGCCGCCGCGGCCGTGGTCAACCGACGGGCCGGTGATCAGGCCGCAGCCGAGGCCGCGGAGGCGGAGGCGGAGGCGGAATCCGCGTGACCCCGGCCGAGGACGGGGGTCCCCACGCGCCCGCCGCGCGGGAGGGTTAGGCTCGCCGCAGAGGAAGGGACGGTCGCCGCGCATGAAGATCGATCTGACGGACACCAACTCCAGCAAGATCAACAAGGCGATCCTGGAAGGCCGCAGGGCCGTCGGCACTCCTGCCGCCGGCGTCGTGCTCACCCTTGTCGTCGTCACCGACGAGGAGAACGCCTACGACGCGGTCAAGGCCGCCAACGACGCCTCCCGGGAACACCCCTCCCGCATCCTGGTGGTCATCAAGCGCCATGCCCGCTCGCCCCGAGGGCGCCACGAGACCCGGCTCGACGCCGAGGTCCGGCTCGGCACCGACGCGGGTTCGGGCGAGACGGTGCTGCTCCGGCTCCACGGCGAACTCGGCGACCGCGCCGACTCGGTGGTCCTGCCGCTGCTCCTGCCGGACGCGCCCGTCGTCGTCTGGTGGCCCGTCGACGCCCCCGAGGTGCCGTCCCTCGACCCCCTGG
This sequence is a window from Streptomyces sp. NBC_00691. Protein-coding genes within it:
- a CDS encoding DoxX family protein codes for the protein MGHPNRRDLGLLVLRVGTGAVLAAHGTQKLFGWFGGGGIEGTTKGMEAMGFHPGRESAIAAGLGEAGGGALLALGLATPAAGAAAAGAMTGAVAVHAPAGFFAQSGGYEYPAFLGFVAAAIGVTGAGRYSLDHATGHVLDRPWVVITAFLGTAIAAAAVVNRRAGDQAAAEAAEAEAEAESA